The Porites lutea chromosome 4, jaPorLute2.1, whole genome shotgun sequence genome contains a region encoding:
- the LOC140933104 gene encoding uncharacterized protein gives MASSLTEEAVNYALKAVGKQNITLKEKQLSILKLIVLEKKDVLAVLPTGFGKSLIYQTIAPFADFIERDESTERGKSIVIVISPLNALIKDQVTKLRETGLRACILKADRVASDCQDIEEVSISSSEELENLANFQLLYAHPEALVESRQVLKLLKKEEFQNRIRAIVVDEAHLVVDWKDFRPSYGKLGILGSIFAKVPWLGLTATATKKTRTEIIESLGMFNPIEIVVNPDRPNIYFSSSARPDRGDEKLNDILRPLVDQLKGERMEFPLTVVFGNLETISMCYAFFNFAMGKEQYEPVGAPPRAENRLFTQFHAQYPVKEKERIVEGLTLGTSKLRIIFATVAFGIGLDLKNIRQIIHIGVPCSMEEYFQEAGRAGRDGLPSKAHVFFNSYDISKARKNLSTVMREYVKDDKCKREMIMGYFGFATPPPREEVHECCDYHAKLCKCEDCLLSDMASLMDPPFKEMPTQACCEGNPSPNLTAKKKSELHEELVNFRLSQPGHGRTTVGSTSLSSGVTIKLIGEIVDKAHTFSSAADIEESLPIFSHHHAISIWNIVKQYTQRDV, from the exons ATGGCGTCCTCTTTAACCGAAGAGGCGGTAAACTACGCATTGAAAGCAGTTGGTAAACAAAATATCACgttaaaagaaaagcaactttCCATTCTCAAGCTCATTGTACTCGAAAAAAAGGATGTACTGGCTGTTCTACCAACGGGGTTTGGTAAATCGTTGATTTACCAAACAATTGCACCATTTGCTGACTTCATAGAACGTGACGAATCAACTGAACGTGGAAAATCAATAGTCATTGTAATATCGCCTCTTAATGCGCTGATCAAAGACCAGGTGacaaaattaagagaaacaggGCTCAGAGCATGCATCCTGAAAGCCGATCGTGTGGCCTCGGATTGCCAAGATATCGAGGAAGTTTCTATTAGTTCGTCAGAGGAACTCGAAAACCTTGCCAACTTTCAACTTCTTTATGCCCACCCGGAAGCCTTGGTGGAAAGCAGACAAGTTCTTAAATtgctaaaaaaagaagaatttcaaaATCGAATTCGAGCGATTGTTGTGGACGAGGCACACCTTGTTGTGGACTG GAAGGATTTTAGACCCTCTTATGGAAAGCTAGGCATTTTGGGAAGCATATTTGCAAAGGTCCCTTGGCTTGGACTTACAGCAACTGCGACAAAAAAGACCAGAACAGAAATAATTGAATCTCTGGGAATGTTTAACCCCATTGAAATTGTCGTAAACCCAGACAGGCCAAACATCTATTTTTCATCATCGGCCAGACCTGACAGGGGAGATGAGAAGTTGAATGATATTTTGAGACCCCTTGTAGATCAGTTAAAGGGAGAACGAATGGAATTTCCACTAACAGTTGTTTTTGGTAACTTGGAAACAATTTCTATGTGTTacgctttttttaactttgctaTGGGAAAGGAACAGTACGAGCCCGTAGGTGCCCCACCTAGAGCAGAAAACCGTCTGTTCACACAGTTTCATGCACAATATCCAGTGAAAGAGAAGGAAAGAATTGTTGAGGGCCTCACCCTGGGAACATCCAAGCTCAGAATAATATTTGCGACTGTGGCCTTTGGCATTGGCCTAGATTTAAAGAACATCAGACAAATCATTCACATTGGTGTCCCATGCTCAATGGAGGAATACTTCCAGGAAGCTGGACGAGCTGGGAGAGATGGCCTTCCATCCAAGGCACatgttttctttaattcatATGATATTTCTAAGGCCAGAAAAAATCTATCAACAGTGATGAGAGAATATGTTAAAGATGATAAATGCAAAAGAGAAATGATCATGGGCTACTTTGGGTTTGCAACTCCACCCCCCAGGGAAGAGGTACATGAATGTTGTGATTATCATGCTAAGCTTTGTAAATGTGAGGACTGCTTACTTTCTGACATGGCTTCATTGATGGACCCTCCATTCAAGGAGATGCCAACACAGGCATGTTGTGAAGGGAACCCTTCCCCTAATCTgactgcaaaaaagaaaagtgaactgCATGAGGAACTTGTCAATTTTAGGCTATCTCAACCTGGACATGGCAGAACAACAGTGGGAAGTACAAGTTTAAGTAGCGGTGTGACAATAAAGCTAATTGGTGAGATTGTTGATAAAGCTCACACATTTTCTTCAGCAGCAGACATTGAGGAAAGTCTACCAATCTTCAGCCACCATCATGCTATTTCTATATGGAATATTGTTAAACAGTACACCCAAAGAGATGTATAA